In Rosa rugosa chromosome 4, drRosRugo1.1, whole genome shotgun sequence, the genomic stretch catctattggggggcaataggcgttTTAAATTGACGTaatcttctcattttttttctttaatcaaaatttatttgtctaaatttagggaaaTTAGTTCttatttcggtaatcgaaacgtctattggggggcaatagacgactattgcccttctattggggggcaatacacatctactgcccctctattgggggcaattgAGGTTTTTCAAAAAATCCGGtaggcggcggccggtgaccggaatccggcgaccggagacggggctccggcgaagtctcctatggtttctctctcttccattttctctctctctctctaagtaacacatgggtgagggtaaaatggtattaaaaaaaaaacaaaaaaaaaactttatgggatattagggaagacccccttagagtgttttgggtaagagggaattaaaaaaacttaatggggtaagtgggaaaaaaatatctagaaatggggtaaatagacaaaaaccaaaaaaaaaaaaacaagacccAAAGAATGGCATATTACACTAGAAGACTCAGCATCAATTCCTCAATGGCTCAATGTGAGAGTTTCGGTAAATCACATGGTCATCACTAAAGTTAATACAATGGCACCCAAAGAATGTTTTAATTGCTTTTCACTTGTTGGGTTGAACATACTCAAATGTCAATGGGGAATTTCTTGTCATTGAGGACTTGACCAAGACAATATTCATATGCCAATTGTTGAGATTTGTGAACTActgatgatgaaattggagcGAAACAAAACAATACACCGCAAGAGTTCTTGAGGAATTTTTCAATGGTTTTCACTTGCTCTTGTTTGTCCATATTATTTGGATAGTTAATACATTTTTGAAACTAGATTGATAAGAAGGCTCGATTCCATGCATGCTAAATTATTGAGAATCAAATTCATGTTATCCATCTGCGGtagacttgaaaaaaaaaactgcatatATTTCTTAATTCCAACTATGTTTCTTTATTGTTAATATAAATATCACTTTTGGTAATTTAACTTACCCATAAAATGTGATGGTGGGTGTGTGAAAAAAAGgatgtgtatttagtatttagaggtgtgtgaataaaatttctcgtGGCTTATAgctaaaaaaaaacattcaaaactgcacttatatgtaattgatcaaaaaaaaaaaaaaaggtggtgctattcacacacctcctctatttttctattactttaatttaattttcttttacaaattaccctaactaccatCACTTTCAATTATGtttcattttcttatttttttttctatttggcaagtcaatcatgaatcaaccatcattatacaataaatcaatttttttttgctactaAGATATTATGATACGAAGATCTTCCAAGTAACACTAATTTTCAGCAGTAAATATGGTTTTTCTCTCCACACTCTGATTGATAGGTAAAAAGGTGTCGGACCTAATTCAACCTTGTGAAGAGAATGCCAATACAATAACTAGTTGGTTATTTACTGAACTGAAACATATAGATGGTAAAAAGTTGGTACTtatataaaaatgaaatgcATAAACCATAGTTGGGGATGCAAAACTAGAGAGTAAAAAGTTCCACATGAACTTACAGTAGCAAAGAGCAAGCTATCCTTATCTCAATACATTTAATTCCTCTCAACTAGAAGCAAATACTTCAATAATGTATATTGGAGCATAAATTACCCAAATATTtggtagaaaataacaaaaaccaatGTACCAGTCCACAACATtgcttcataaaaataaaagctaatAAACAAGAGTAACTAGAagcatcaaaaccaatcaacccTCAATTAAAAACACAAACCCTTTTGAAACCCACCCCCACAAACAACCCACTCCTTATCTCTGAAACCTTCCTCAACTCATATTTGTATAATTTTCCTATGGCAAAATTTTTCATACtctagcataatatagtagaacaaatcatgTCTACAATCATAAGGCTATCATTATTAGGCTGTTGTAAAGTTCTATAGTTTCTCAATGAATTCAAATACActaaataatttcagttagaattTTACTAGGAATGATGGATTCAAAGGGACTCGAATGATCActgaactcatatttttcttacaTGTTTCCATTGCAAATCAagtgtaaaattttctccaaagatggatctaaagttgcttgttctGCTTTGATTGAATTTCAAAGCATacattagagagatagaatgactatgctagagaagtttttgatggaaaaaaaaaagggggaatagaaaagagttttgaagtcctcTGTACATGCGAGAATTATTTAGGGATGATTGAATttccaaatagaaaaaaaaaaaattaattgcaagagagggtagttagggtaatttgtaaaaaaaaattgatttaaagtaatagaaaaatagagagggTGTGTTATTGTGTTAATAGAGAAAAACGGTGTGTGAATAgaaccacaaaaaaaaacaaaagaaggtcAGATTATCAAGAATTAATTCTGGGCCTAAATTAGGCCCATTGGTTTGGAGGTGTGAAATGCCCGACCCATTAAACAGCTGAAGTCGTAATGAGTCGCAACAAAAACCCTAGCGTCTGCTTCCTTCTCAGTTCCCCTATTATATCGTCTCTTTGCTCTCTCACTCACTCCTCCCTCCTTCTCTACTCTATCGGAAGAACGCTCGCGCCTcacaggtctctctctctctctctctctctacaaagTTGATTTCTTGGAGCGTCTTCTCTATCCCCTTCTCTTTTTGTTGCTATCAATTACTGAAATTACAGTTTCGATTTTTCTTTTGCATGTTTCAGATCTCAACTCTGTGCGATTCATTTTTCCGGCAAGCCATGGCTCTGGTGAGTTTTCGTTTCTTCTTTCAGCTGTAGTAAATCTGTGTCTCCTTTACTGCACTATTTATTTTCGTTAGTTGATTTGTGTTTGATGTTCATTTTAAAATCTTATTTGTAAGATCGTACttggctttttttttccttgatatGGCCAATTGCCAATTTAGGTTTGATTGATCCTTGAAGTTCATCATTGGGATACAATTTATAatagattattattatttttttaaaaattttgttttgaaaaatTGTGTTTTATTTGTCAAGACGGTCTTTTAATAGAGCAGTGTTGTTGAATCCTGTCTTCTATTTTTTACATAGATGATGCATATGCAATTTCTAATAAGGCCTCTGCTTTTGTTGTTATTTATGTATTTGTTGAAATCActttggtaattttttttttatctaatcATATCTTTGCCATCTGCGATCTGGTTTTGGTTAACAGGTTTATCTGATCCACTTTGCAGGTCCTGCATGCAGGGAGTACAAACAAAAATGCATACAAGACTCTCATTGCTGCAGAGTATACAGGTGTGAAAGTTGCACTTGCACCCAACTTTGAGATGGGCGTCTCGAACAAGACTCCTGAATTTCTCAAGATGAACCCGATTGGGAAGGTAGACTGTTTTCTCTGACTAGCAAATAGTAATGGACATGCTAGTTTGATAATATCTTCTAAAGGATCTCTGATATATTTCTAGGTTCCTGTGCTGGAAACACCTGATGGTCCCATCTTCGAGAGTAATGCCATTGCACGTTACGGTAAGATTCTTCTGTATTCACTTGCATTATAAAATCTTGTTGTTGTATTGGAAAATTAATGGTGTTTGTGTTGCTTCAGTTACTCACTTGAAGGCTGACAATCCTCTTTATGGTTCATCTTCAATTGATTATGTAAGAACTCGATatctctagttttttttttctgtctcgTTTTGCAGTTTTCTTCGGATTCTCTTGCTCTTTGTTGTGCTTACTATATTATTTTCATTAGGCCCATATCGAGCAATGGATTGATTTTGGATCCTTGGAGATTGATGCTAACATTGTTAATTGGTTTAGACCAAGAATGGGAAGGGCTGTCTATCTTCCTCCAGTAAGTGACACAGTTCAGAATTATTTGGTTTTGGCTTTATTCCATATAGCTTTTGAGTGTGGCTCTGATGTTTAAATAAAGATATACCTGATGAGCCATTTTCCTTTCTTTGAAATATTTATAGCAGAGGTTAATAGAATACCTGTTTCAGTGCATATGAATTCTTATTGGTAGTTGTGTCTGGTCGATATTGAGTTCAAATGTTTTCTCTTGGTTTTATCTGTTCATCTCGAATAATagtactttttgtttttgttctctATCATTTTAGTTAAACATTCATTGGATTACAAGATTGGAACAATGTTATGTTTTAATACTGTAGCACGAATAATCTGTTTAGGCACATAGGAATCTCAAACTGGCCCAATTACTACAATATTGGTTATCTGGTATATACATCAATCTATACTTTTGAAATAGTGATTTTAAAGAAATAATCTGCTGTTTGTAATTACTTTATTTCAGCTGCATTGGTCTGTCTGACcggatttttcttcttttcaataCGATTTCTGTGGAGTTCTTTCTGACATGtacttttatttgtttgttGTTTAAGGCAGAGGAAGCTGCAATTGCTGCATTGAAGAGAGCACTGGGTGCAGTGAACACACACCTTGCTTCCTGCACATACCTTGTTGGGGATTCTGTCACCCTTGCTGACATCATTATGACATGCAATTTGTTTATGGGCTTCACTAAGCTCATGACTAAGAGCTTCACTTCAGAGTTTCCTCATGTTGAGAGATACTTTTGGACCATGGTCAATCAACCAAACTTCAAAAAGGTATTGGGTGAGGTTAAGCAGACGGATTCTGTTCCTGCTGTTCAATCTGCAAAGAAGCCTGCCCAGGCCAAAGAATCTGCTAAACCCAAGGCTAAGGAGGAGCCAAAGAAAGAAGCCAAGAAGGAGCCGGCAAAGCCCAAAGCAGAAGTTGAGGAGGAAGAGGCACCAAAGCCAAAACCCAAGAATCCTCTTGATCTGCTTCCCCCGAGTAAGATGATATTGGATGACTGGAAAAGGCTTTACTCTAACACGAAGACCAACTTCCGTGAGGTGGCAATTAAAGGTAATCATCTCAATTCATTACCCTTAACAGCTCAATGGTATAGATGATTAAGAGAAACAAGGTTTGACATTTTAAATTAACATTCTTTCATCAATTTAACTTATTTCGATTGGTTCATGCATTGATTGTGGAATACTGTGATTGGGTTATGCTGTTAAAGTATGATACTCATTAGTTACTTTTTCAAATTTTGGAAGTTACCTGGTTTGGTTGTTCATATAAATTAGATTTTGACCTGTGTTTTCCTTGTTAATCATTGTAGGATTCTGGGACATGTACGATCCTGAGGGATATTCTCTTTGGTTCTGTGATTACAAGTACAATGATGAGAATACTGTTTCCTTCGTGACGCTGAACAAGGTCGGTGGATTTCTCCAACGGATGGATCTGGCCCGCAAGTATGCTTTTGGGAAGATGCTAATTATTGGTGCAAACCCACCATACAAGGTGAAGGGCTTGTGGCTCTTCCGTGGCCCAGAAATCCCTGAATTTGTGATGAATGAGTGCTATGACATGGAGCTTTATGAGTGGACCAAGGTCGACATCTCAGATGAAAACCAAAAGGAGCGTGTGAGTCAGATGATTGAAGACCAGGAGCCTTTTGAGGGAGAGCCTCTTTTGGATGCCAAATGTTTCAAGTGAAATATCTAATTTTCGGTTGTGTTTTTGTCTCAGTTTTGTGTTAGCCTGTCTCTGTggtctattttttttctttttcagactGGAGTCTAGCCTTTGAGTGACTAGTTGCTTTTGCTATTTCATTTTGGATCTTTCTATATAATAGAAACACATTCTCAAATGTATGCTTATTATCTGAGTTGACCTTTTTGTGGCATATTCTCTATTAGTTTACCTTCTGTGATTGGTAGAAACACAAGGCTTTAAGTTTATacaaagttattattattattttttcttgttaTGGTATGGTGGTTTTTAACAGACACGGGACAGTGTTCTAAAGGGAGCAATATTCTCAAGGTGGACTAATTGTACCCTACGAGATGTGTAGACACGATTGCTGCCTGAAAATCAGTTATGCTATAGCAAGATTGACCATCGACAAGTTATTATGGCACCAGTCTAAGACGGGAGTTTATTTTGTGAAAAGGGTAACCTGCTTGCTCAGAATCTGAGGCTCAGGAATGAAGGACATGAGGGAAGCTCCTCTGCTCGGGTGGATGTGATTTATTTGTCAGGTGATATGGAAGCCGAGAATACTTGAGACAGCAAAGGTTTTTCTATGGGCGGTGCTGCACGACATTCTAGCTACACATTTTTTCTTCATCGCCGACATATTTCGACAGTATGAAACTACTCTTCATGCTCTTAGTCCTGTACAAAAGCTAAGGAGGTCTGGTGACTAGATAATGTCAGAGTTGCTGTTGGTCGCTGGCGTACTTCACAGGCCTTTTTAAATTTGCGGCTTCCGGTTTCACTTCGTAGGAACTTGGTGGTGGTGTTGATTGTAGAAGGATCTGGCAGGCTAGAAATAATAACCTCAAGCGGGTGAGTGCTAATTTCCATTAGACTCAGGTTCTCGGATTGCAATATGAATTCTTGGGACGACATCAGAGCTCGAGTTATTCTGCTAGTCCATCTTCTGCTCATATTCATTGGGCACGGCCTTCTTTCCCTCATCTTAAACTAAATGTTGATGTTGTGGTGAATGAGGTGGCTGGTTTGAGAGGTTTAGTTGCGGTAAACGAAAATGGTGATTTTTTGCTAGCGGTATCGGAAGGGTTGAAGGGCTTTTTTGTCTTCAGTTATTTGTACATATATCCCATGAAAATTTAATCGACAACACTTAAAAGTGTTTTTTTCTTGCATTTCAAGTTTAGGTTGAGGAAAGACCGCAATGACTTTTTGATGTActtattttttgtgtaattaTCTAGATTGCTTCTTTATGCAAttaatcatttctaaaaaaaactTATATAATTATACTAATTTCTAATCTTAAACTACTACACACCATTATTAGATAATTTAGATTCACCACTACTAAACAACCATTATTAATCATAATTCAATGACTGTCACTACAGAATTAAAAGATATTGCTTTAActtaaaactacaaaaatgaaataaaaaagcGAAAATTCTCCAATAATGACAGTGACACTTTTTGTGTTATTGGCTTTTGCTCTCCTATGTCTCAAATCTCGATGGCTTTGGTCATCCACCTTCTACTCCTACATCTCGATcgccttttctctctttttggtCTCTAagatccttttttattttttgccaaaaaaaagatcattttttatttacttACTTTTATTTTGATCATGATCCTCACTTTATTACTAGCTAAGTAGCCAGCTCCCCCAACCAACTGTATTTACTCCTTACTAATATTTTGATCTTTGCTACAACCCTTTTGTGGTTGTATGAACGTTGCAGAGCCGACCCTTTTGTAGGGTGCAACCTGAGGTGGCCGCCTTAGGTACTGATTTCTGGCGGGGCCTCGGTCagcttttattttatttttttaatataaactTCAGCGATTGTCTGTATATAAATTTTGCCACAATTATAACCTTAAAATACTTTAGTTTAGTGGCAAACAAGTTTTGTAGTGGTGCACTTCTGAACTCTGAAGGTCAAACTTAGGTTCGGTGCCcctaaggccatctccaataaGGAGGGCTATAGGTAACCTTTGGCCCTTTTTGCTAAAAAATGAACTCCAACAAGGGAATGTCTAAAGGGCTAGAGGTGGAGAGGGGGGTGGAGAGAGCTACATTTAGCCCTATGGGTGGCCCACGGAAATCAGCCCAATTAAGAGGTGTGGTGCAATGCATGGTTTGATCCAATGACCAATAATTAATAACATTTGCAATCCAACGGTATGTAATTAAGCATGacttaatattatatatatatatatatatatatatatatatatatatatatatatatatatatatatatatatattttataaagaTGAATTTTAGTTATATAAATTAGTTTCTTTTAAGTGcatgtattttttaatttatttattttgtatcatGTTAATGAAGTTTATGTAATATTTTGTATCATTCAATCGGGAATCTACATATTTGCTTCCGAAATGGCACGTGGCACTTAAAACATCTATTCAAAAATGTTATCAATAATACAACATAAATACCTCATCCAAATATACatcttaaaaattaattttttcctcaacaattaattttagtctaaattataatattattaaaataaaataaaatcatacaAATTAGAAAACATAATGTAAAATCATAAAATACTTGAAAGGGCTAAAATTTTAGCCCTCCCTTACTGGAGATGATTCACTTGTTCATGAATAAACAATAATATTTCTgggggctaaattatagccttGGACCCAATATAGCCCCTCCTtactggagatggcctaagTTCATGTTAtttgctttcatttttttttcttgtttcttttggtATTAAACACCTTTTATTCCTTTCTTTATTGATGTTTTGGGTTCAATTCATTTTGTTCTTTTGAATTTAAGAATACAATAATATGGAATAAAGGATTATGGAGAAATATCATTAACCTCTCATAAGCAAGAAAAAACCCTAAGGCGCCGTCACCGTTCTCGACTCCACTAAGTCGGAGATTCCGGCAACCAACTCCTGGGCGTCATGTTACAGGGAAATATTCTTCTGTGGAAATGCAGAGGCATAGTGAATTGGGAAACTCAGAGAGCTCTTATTGACTTGGTGCAGGCAAGGAAGCCAAGTCTTATCTTCTTGGCTGAAACCCTAGCCAAGAAAGGACTGATTGATTCTCTTCGAAACAGGTTGGGTTTCAAAGGGAGCATCTGTGTAGAACATGAGGGGTCTCAAGGTCTAGCTCTTCTTTGGAACGATGACACCCATGTGGATCTACGGACCTACTCGCCAAATCACATTGATGCTACTATTGGTAAGCCGGGCACGGATCTTTGGCGTTTTACGGTAATATATGGTGTGGCAGCAAGGGGTGGGAGAGACAGAACATGTCAACTTATCAGAACCCTGGCCGGTCAACCATGCACTTTTCCATGGTTGATGGCGGGAGATTTTAACGAAGTGATGAACCTAGCAGATAAATCGGGGGGCCCCCCAAGAGCAGCTGCTGTAATGGCTAGTTTCCGGAGGACCATGTCGGTTTGTGGTTTCATAGACATGGGCTTTCTGGGAAGCAGGTTTACATGGTCTAATCGTTTTACTAAGGAAAGGTTGGACAAGGGCTTCCAAACGCCACAATGGAGGAGTAAGTTTCCATTTAGCAAGGTCATACTTTAAACCCTAATGAGTCTGATCATTGTCCACTTCTGATTGAGGTGAGTGGTGAACGAAGACACAACAATAGGCGTTGTAAACGCTTCAGGTTTGAGGAAATATGGCATGATAGAGAGGAGTGCTCCAATATCCTCCAACAAGAGTGGGCGCGGTCTACAGTAGGAAATCCTTTGAGGCAGCTGGGGTACAAAATTAAGTCTGCTAGCCAGAGACTTATGGATTGGCACCTTACTGACTTTGACAAGCAGAGGGTTGAAATGAGGGTCATTCAGGAGAAGTTAAATGACATAATGCAGCAACCTTTCTCACCTCAACAATATGAGGAGCAGGGTATGCTACATGTGAAATACAACCACTTACTTACTTTGCAAGAGAGATATTGGAGACAACGATTAAGAACGTTATGGCTTCAGGATGGGGATAGGAATTCTGCCTTTTTCCATCGAAGGGCTAGTAATAGAAGGAGTAGAAATACTATCAGGGGCCTTCTTAATGAAAATGGGGAATGGCAGTCTGCACCCACTGAAATTCAACGTCTTCTGTTGGATTATTTTACGCACATTTTTGCGACTGAGGGGGCGAGTGGGGAGGCCTTGCAACAGGTGATGGATGCCACATAGTGTAAGGTGACTGCTTCCATGAATGAAGATCTTATGAGGCCGTACACTGATGATGAGATCAAAACAACACTTTTTCAAATGCATCCGTCTAAAAGCCCAGGACCAGATGGTATGTCACCgtttttttatcaaaaatatTGGCATATTGTTAGTGAAGATGTGTGTTTGGCAGTACGTTGTATGCTTCAAACAGGAGAAATCTGACCAGAATCTAATTACACATACCTCTGCTTAATTCCAAAGATCAAAGACCCAAAAGATGCTACACATTTCAGACCAATTGCACTTTGTAATGTCATTTGCCGAATTAGTTCCAAAGTGGTGGCTAACAGACTCAAGTTTTGTTTATCTGATATAATATCTCCACTTCAAAGTGCTTATGTTCCAGGCAGACTAATATCGGATAATACTTTGGTAGCAACAGAGGCTGCTCATTTCATGCATCAGTTAAGGCACCAAGAAACAGGTTTCTTTTCCTTGAAACTGGATATTAGCAAAGCATATGATTGCCTGGAATGGAGTTTTTTGCAGGCTATTTTATCCAAGTTGGGCTTCTCTCCTAACTGGGTACAGATGGTTATGAGGTGTGTGACCTCGGTAACGTATTCTATTCTTATTCACGGTGAaccttcttcacaaatcactCCTACTAGGGGAATTAGGCAGGGAGACCCATTGTCACCCTACTTATTTATTCTATGTGCTGAAGGGCTATCCGCATTAATCAATAAAGCTTTTTCTGAAAATGCGATCTCTGGTTTGAAAATGGCACCACAAGCTCCAACTCTTCATCATCTATTGTTTGCGGATGACAGTTTCTTATTTGGGACTGCTACTGTGGAAGAGTGCAATCAATATAGGCAAATTCTGAATATCTATGAATTGGCTTCGGGTCAGAAGGTGAATTTCCAAAAAAGCAAAGTGGTGTTTAGTAACAATGTCTCCGAGGATGAACAGAACCATTTAGCTTCTATCTTGGACGTTAAATGTGTCAAGGAGCATGACCGATATCTAGGTTTGCCATTGAGGGTGGGCAAGTCGAAGACTGAAATTTTTGCATACAACAAGGAGAAGCTTTCCAAGAAATTGATTAGCTGGAAGTCCAAAATTCTTAGTAGTGCAGGTAAAGAAACTTTAATTAAAGCAGTGGCACAAACAATGTCCCTGTATGCTATGAATTGCTACCTATTGCCTAAAGGGTTATGTGATGACATTCATCAACTTTGTGTATCCTTCTTTTGGGGTGTGTAATTACCGGATGGAACAAAATTGATAGAGTTTGAGTAATGACAGTTTTTCAAACAAGCAACAACACAAATAAAAGAGCACAAgaattgctgacgcagtgtaaacctctccactgaggaaacttcactgcgaggCTGTTTACGTAGCCTACAcgagaatcaaatccaatatgaatcaaggttgttacagatcacaagtagtggtATTCAACTCAACCACATTGACTAGCAACAATGCTAACTTGCTCACAACTGTAAAAGTCCTATTCTAAACAACTATGAAGCAATTTGTATAGATGAAGAAATCTGGACACGCCTTCAGATTCAATCTTGCCTCGAAGCCTCACTGATCTCAATCACATATGCAAGTGATGAATGCAGTGAACAAGCAGtatgatcaatcaatcaaacaaacaatgagAGTTTTGTAAAACAATTAGTGCAGACTATGCAGCACAATTAAAATTCTCAATCAGAAAACTCTAACTGCTACAATGCAGtatcaaaaccttttatagaagataaagactccccctcaatccaATCACATTAATCACAAATTGAGATAAGCTTGGAAGGTTTTTTTAAACACATTGTGAGACTCAACTAATCCTTACGGATATCATGTAATTGTCATCTCTAAGGAAAGTTATCTGATAAGCAATCATAACCATTCTAAATGCAGATAAGATTTCCTGAACTTCTTTCCTTAAACATTATAAGATAGCAAATAGTTTAGTCCCACAATATATGCATCAATCACATGCAAAttgatatgatatgcaaattaaAAGCTCTCTAAACCTAGACCATATTTTCAGAATTATATGGAGGAAAAAGAATCGTGTACAATCAATGCGCCTAACCCAAATTGATTCCTATTAGGAAAAAtctttttaacaaaagattgccaattaaaataaacataCCTAAATCAATTAGGTCTTCAAAGGGATGATTTTAACTGGTGGAAAATATCTTTGGATAATAAAACTTAAGAATAGAAAGATACTTTCCGAAAACAAACTTCCTAAAACCTAGGACTGACTCGAGGATTGCAACACAGGTTGCAATCCCAATGCATAT encodes the following:
- the LOC133743895 gene encoding elongation factor 1-gamma, which codes for MALVLHAGSTNKNAYKTLIAAEYTGVKVALAPNFEMGVSNKTPEFLKMNPIGKVPVLETPDGPIFESNAIARYVTHLKADNPLYGSSSIDYAHIEQWIDFGSLEIDANIVNWFRPRMGRAVYLPPAEEAAIAALKRALGAVNTHLASCTYLVGDSVTLADIIMTCNLFMGFTKLMTKSFTSEFPHVERYFWTMVNQPNFKKVLGEVKQTDSVPAVQSAKKPAQAKESAKPKAKEEPKKEAKKEPAKPKAEVEEEEAPKPKPKNPLDLLPPSKMILDDWKRLYSNTKTNFREVAIKGFWDMYDPEGYSLWFCDYKYNDENTVSFVTLNKVGGFLQRMDLARKYAFGKMLIIGANPPYKVKGLWLFRGPEIPEFVMNECYDMELYEWTKVDISDENQKERVSQMIEDQEPFEGEPLLDAKCFK